In one Haloplanus salinus genomic region, the following are encoded:
- a CDS encoding FAD-binding and (Fe-S)-binding domain-containing protein, with amino-acid sequence MATTGDAADDPASAGEYDYRSDDVDRPGMVDDLDDLIAGDVRFDDYSRQLYATDASAYEMTPIGVVVPASTSDVAAVVEYCAEREIPVLPRGGGTSLAGQTVNEAVVLDFSKEMDGVLEMDPEGRRARAQAGVKLGDLNAELAPHGVKFAPDPAWGDKSVLGGAIGNNSTGSHSLKYGKTDAYVEAVEAVLADGTVTTFGEVTLAELEAGADPDGSLEERFYAEALHIVEEEADEVRERYPDMKRNVSGYNLDVLIDEAESGSVNLARLLAGSEGTLAIITEATVSLEPVPETKAIGLLTYDDLLGAMEDVAPILEHDPAAVEVMDDVLLDLARETAEFENVVGMLPEGTDSVLLVEFYAESDEEGRRKVADLIADRVPDGDAEATPSDGATDLTAAPRRARAAMEAHDPETRGKFWKMRKSGLPILLGRTSDAKHIAFIEDTAIPAENLPAYVADFQDILDDHDTFASYYAHAGPGVLHIRPLVNTKTVAGVEEMESIADAATDLVVKYDGSVSGEHGDGRARTQWNRKLYGDHLWNVFRDLKTAVDPDWLLNPGNVCGDADMTEHLRFGPDYDFDAGFDPALNWDNENGFQGMVELCHGCGGCRGPQETTGGVMCPTYRASQEEITSTRGRANLLRQAMSGNLDDEEQFDVEFMHEVLDLCIGCKGCSKDCPSEVDLAKLKAEVTHEHHQRHGSSLRDKLFANIDTLNALGSKFAPLSNWAAKVPGARTLMEKTVGIAKDRSLPTFHSETLVDWFESRGGARVSEREADRRVLLFPDSYTTYNAPAAGKAAVRVLEAANVHVEIPDDVTGSGRPPFSKGFLDLARDQAATNVEALAPRVRDGWDVVVVEPSDAVMFQSDYLDLLSGEDGEGPRSSGSRTLSDDVETVAANSYGIMEYLDAHRLDESLDTDAPATALTYHGHCHQKSTRKDHHAVGVLRRAGYAVDPLDSGCCGMAGSFGYEAEHFSMSEAIGSILFDQVDDSPGDRVVAPGASCRTQLGDHYDEKPPTPVEALAEALA; translated from the coding sequence ATGGCAACGACAGGCGACGCCGCCGACGACCCTGCATCGGCAGGTGAGTACGACTACCGGAGCGACGACGTCGACCGGCCGGGGATGGTCGACGACTTGGACGACCTGATCGCGGGCGACGTTCGGTTCGACGACTACTCCCGACAGCTGTACGCCACCGACGCAAGCGCCTACGAGATGACACCCATCGGCGTCGTCGTCCCCGCGTCGACGTCGGACGTGGCCGCAGTCGTGGAGTACTGTGCCGAACGCGAGATTCCCGTCCTCCCGCGCGGTGGTGGCACCAGCCTCGCCGGGCAGACCGTCAACGAGGCGGTCGTCCTCGACTTCTCCAAGGAGATGGACGGCGTACTGGAGATGGATCCGGAGGGCCGTCGCGCCCGCGCCCAAGCCGGCGTGAAACTCGGCGACCTCAACGCCGAACTCGCGCCACACGGCGTGAAGTTCGCACCCGACCCCGCGTGGGGCGACAAGAGCGTCCTCGGCGGCGCCATCGGCAACAACTCGACCGGCTCGCACTCGCTGAAGTACGGCAAGACCGACGCCTACGTCGAAGCGGTGGAGGCCGTCCTCGCGGACGGCACGGTGACGACGTTCGGCGAGGTGACCCTCGCAGAACTCGAAGCCGGCGCCGACCCCGACGGTAGCCTCGAGGAGCGGTTCTACGCCGAGGCGCTCCACATCGTCGAGGAGGAGGCCGACGAGGTTCGCGAGCGATACCCCGACATGAAGCGCAACGTCTCGGGATACAACCTCGACGTGCTGATCGACGAGGCCGAGTCCGGGTCGGTCAACCTCGCCCGACTGCTCGCGGGGAGCGAGGGGACGCTGGCGATCATCACTGAGGCGACCGTCTCGCTCGAACCCGTTCCCGAGACGAAGGCCATCGGCCTGCTGACCTACGACGACCTGCTCGGCGCGATGGAGGACGTGGCGCCGATTCTGGAACACGACCCGGCGGCGGTGGAGGTGATGGACGACGTGTTGCTCGATCTGGCCCGGGAGACGGCGGAGTTCGAGAACGTGGTCGGGATGCTTCCCGAGGGCACCGACTCGGTGCTACTCGTCGAGTTCTACGCCGAGAGCGACGAGGAGGGGCGACGGAAGGTGGCGGACCTGATCGCCGACCGGGTGCCCGACGGCGACGCCGAAGCGACGCCGTCTGACGGCGCCACGGACCTGACGGCCGCCCCCCGTCGCGCCCGGGCGGCGATGGAGGCACACGACCCCGAGACGCGCGGGAAGTTCTGGAAGATGCGCAAGTCCGGCCTCCCCATTCTGCTCGGCCGCACCAGCGACGCCAAACATATCGCCTTCATCGAGGATACGGCCATCCCGGCCGAGAACCTGCCCGCTTACGTCGCCGACTTCCAGGACATCCTCGACGATCACGACACTTTCGCCAGTTACTACGCCCACGCCGGCCCGGGCGTCCTCCACATCCGCCCGCTGGTCAACACGAAGACCGTCGCGGGGGTCGAAGAGATGGAGTCCATCGCCGACGCCGCGACCGACCTGGTCGTCAAGTACGACGGCTCCGTCTCGGGCGAACACGGCGACGGCCGGGCGCGAACGCAGTGGAACCGGAAGCTGTACGGCGATCACCTCTGGAACGTCTTCCGGGATCTGAAGACGGCCGTCGATCCCGACTGGCTGCTCAACCCGGGGAACGTCTGTGGCGACGCCGACATGACCGAGCATCTCCGGTTCGGTCCCGACTACGACTTCGACGCCGGGTTCGATCCCGCGCTGAACTGGGACAACGAGAACGGCTTTCAGGGCATGGTCGAACTCTGTCACGGCTGTGGTGGCTGTCGCGGCCCGCAGGAGACGACCGGCGGCGTCATGTGTCCGACCTATCGCGCCAGCCAGGAGGAGATCACCAGCACCCGCGGCCGGGCGAACCTGCTCCGGCAGGCCATGAGCGGGAATCTGGACGACGAGGAGCAGTTCGACGTGGAGTTCATGCACGAAGTGCTCGACCTCTGTATCGGCTGCAAGGGCTGTTCGAAGGACTGCCCCAGCGAGGTCGACCTCGCCAAGCTGAAAGCCGAGGTCACACACGAACACCACCAGCGCCACGGCTCCAGCCTCCGTGATAAGTTGTTCGCGAACATCGACACGCTGAACGCGCTGGGATCGAAGTTCGCCCCCCTCTCGAACTGGGCGGCGAAGGTGCCGGGCGCCCGCACGCTCATGGAGAAGACGGTGGGCATCGCGAAGGACCGCTCGCTGCCGACCTTCCACAGCGAGACGCTCGTGGACTGGTTCGAGAGCCGCGGCGGCGCGCGAGTGAGCGAGCGCGAGGCCGACCGCCGCGTCCTGCTCTTTCCGGACTCGTACACTACGTACAACGCGCCGGCTGCGGGCAAGGCCGCCGTCAGGGTCCTCGAGGCCGCGAACGTCCACGTCGAGATTCCCGACGACGTGACCGGGAGCGGTCGCCCGCCGTTCTCGAAGGGCTTCCTCGACCTGGCCCGCGACCAGGCAGCGACGAACGTCGAGGCGCTGGCGCCGCGGGTCCGCGACGGCTGGGACGTGGTCGTCGTCGAACCCTCCGACGCGGTGATGTTCCAGTCCGACTACCTCGACCTCCTCTCGGGCGAGGACGGCGAGGGGCCACGCTCCTCGGGCAGTCGGACGCTGTCCGACGACGTCGAAACCGTCGCTGCAAACAGCTACGGGATCATGGAGTATCTGGACGCCCACCGCCTCGACGAGTCCCTCGACACCGACGCGCCGGCGACGGCGCTCACCTACCACGGCCACTGCCACCAGAAGTCGACCCGGAAGGATCACCACGCGGTCGGCGTGTTGCGCCGCGCCGGCTACGCGGTCGACCCCCTCGATTCGGGCTGCTGTGGCATGGCCGGCTCCTTCGGCTACGAGGCCGAACATTTCTCGATGAGCGAGGCCATCGGATCGATCCTCTTCGATCAGGTCGACGACAGTCCGGGCGACCGGGTCGTCGCCCCCGGCGCCTCCTGTCGCACCCAACTCGGCGACCACTACGACGAAAAACCCCCGACGCCGGTCGAAGCCCTCGCCGAAGCGCTGGCTTAG
- a CDS encoding L-lactate permease codes for MAAIDIAVAVLPLVAIAYLMVGRFWPATRAMPVAWVVAIGAGYFGWGMSPTWIGAATINGFITAASILWIVFGAILLLYTLKRTGAFDAINQGFASISDDRRVQVVLLVFLMGSFIEGAAGFGTPAAIVGPLLVGLGFPPLAAVVVALTGNLMAITFGAVGTPLIIGMIDIFADVEVINSAVTAQGMTIEGWVAEIAVWAASFHVVVGAVLPFIGVAMMTRFFGEERSIKPALEVLPLCLFAWASFAAPYWATAYFLGPEFPGLIGAMIGLFVTVGALKAGFFHPDEEWDFGDQSAWPDHWVGDIQPGESSSRETGVAADGGTVQTMSLPRAWAPYALVAVLLVVTRVVDPVTAFLQSNLVLQWGSILGTSLSGSFATLYLPGAVFVAVHLLTIPIHGMSTDEITGAWSETIEKVTPAVIALLFAVATVQIMLQSGTATGTDGMLIVLSDTMANVAGGVYPFFAALVGALGAFLAGSNTVSDILFGTFQYGVADQIGFPHTVILGAQAVGGAIGNLIAVHNVVAALAVVGLVGEEGRVIRYELIPLAYYATATGLLTLLFGYVLFPGVF; via the coding sequence ATGGCGGCCATCGATATCGCCGTCGCGGTGTTACCGCTCGTGGCCATCGCGTACCTGATGGTCGGTCGGTTCTGGCCCGCGACGCGGGCGATGCCCGTCGCGTGGGTCGTCGCCATCGGCGCCGGCTACTTCGGGTGGGGCATGTCGCCGACGTGGATCGGCGCCGCGACCATCAACGGCTTCATTACCGCCGCGAGTATCCTCTGGATCGTCTTCGGGGCGATCCTACTACTCTACACGCTCAAGCGTACCGGCGCGTTCGACGCGATCAACCAAGGCTTCGCCTCGATCAGCGACGACCGGCGTGTCCAGGTCGTCCTGCTGGTGTTCCTGATGGGCTCGTTCATCGAGGGCGCCGCCGGGTTCGGGACGCCCGCGGCCATCGTCGGCCCACTTCTCGTGGGCCTCGGCTTCCCGCCGCTGGCCGCCGTCGTCGTCGCTCTCACCGGCAACCTGATGGCAATCACCTTCGGCGCCGTCGGGACGCCGCTGATCATCGGCATGATCGACATCTTCGCCGACGTGGAGGTCATCAACTCCGCCGTCACGGCTCAGGGCATGACCATCGAGGGCTGGGTGGCCGAAATCGCGGTGTGGGCCGCCTCCTTCCACGTCGTCGTCGGCGCCGTCCTCCCCTTCATCGGCGTGGCGATGATGACTCGCTTCTTCGGCGAGGAGCGGTCGATCAAGCCCGCGCTGGAGGTCCTGCCGCTCTGTCTGTTCGCGTGGGCCTCCTTCGCCGCCCCGTACTGGGCGACGGCGTACTTCCTCGGCCCCGAGTTCCCCGGCCTGATCGGCGCGATGATCGGCCTGTTCGTCACGGTGGGCGCGCTCAAGGCCGGGTTCTTCCACCCCGACGAAGAGTGGGATTTCGGCGACCAGTCCGCGTGGCCCGACCACTGGGTCGGTGACATCCAGCCCGGCGAGTCGTCCTCGCGCGAAACGGGCGTCGCCGCCGACGGCGGGACGGTTCAGACGATGTCGCTCCCGCGGGCGTGGGCGCCCTACGCCCTCGTGGCAGTCCTGCTGGTCGTCACGCGCGTCGTCGACCCGGTGACCGCCTTCCTGCAGTCGAACCTCGTCCTGCAGTGGGGGTCGATCCTCGGCACGTCGCTGTCGGGGTCGTTCGCCACGCTGTATCTGCCCGGTGCGGTGTTCGTCGCCGTCCATCTGCTGACCATCCCGATCCACGGGATGTCGACCGACGAGATCACGGGCGCGTGGAGCGAGACGATAGAGAAGGTGACCCCTGCCGTCATCGCCCTGCTGTTCGCGGTGGCGACGGTGCAGATCATGCTCCAGTCGGGAACCGCGACGGGGACCGACGGCATGCTGATCGTCCTCTCGGATACGATGGCGAACGTCGCCGGCGGCGTCTACCCGTTCTTCGCGGCGCTCGTCGGCGCCCTCGGTGCCTTCCTCGCCGGATCGAACACCGTCTCCGACATCCTGTTCGGCACCTTCCAGTACGGCGTGGCCGATCAGATCGGCTTCCCGCACACCGTCATCCTCGGCGCGCAGGCCGTGGGTGGCGCCATCGGGAACCTCATCGCCGTCCACAACGTGGTCGCGGCGCTCGCCGTCGTCGGCCTCGTCGGTGAAGAGGGGCGGGTCATCCGCTACGAACTCATCCCGCTCGCCTACTACGCGACGGCGACGGGACTGCTGACGCTCCTGTTCGGCTACGTGCTGTTCCCGGGCGTCTTCTGA
- a CDS encoding GIY-YIG nuclease family protein produces the protein MTGGTYTLLLTLSDPVEVDVGALGTHTLPVGAYAYTGSALGSGGFARVDRHRRVAAGEHDTRHWHIDYLTGHPTTDLVAAVTSPGIDAECAVADRLPHGPVDGFGASDCNCRSHLAAGEDVESVRGAVETAHRHVREAA, from the coding sequence ATGACCGGCGGCACGTACACCCTCCTGTTGACCCTGTCGGACCCGGTCGAGGTCGACGTCGGCGCGCTCGGCACGCACACCCTCCCCGTCGGCGCGTACGCCTACACCGGGAGCGCCCTCGGCAGCGGCGGCTTCGCTCGCGTCGACCGCCACCGGCGCGTCGCGGCCGGCGAGCACGACACCCGACACTGGCATATCGACTACCTGACCGGGCACCCGACGACCGATCTGGTCGCCGCCGTCACGTCCCCCGGCATCGACGCCGAGTGTGCCGTCGCCGACCGACTCCCTCACGGGCCGGTCGACGGTTTCGGCGCTTCGGACTGTAACTGTCGCTCACATCTCGCGGCCGGCGAGGACGTCGAGTCGGTACGCGGGGCGGTCGAGACGGCACACCGACACGTTCGAGAGGCGGCGTAG
- a CDS encoding DUF393 domain-containing protein — protein MTDIDTVLIYDGDCAYCSVAARALRTLPAVGAISWYDDAAQAFLDAQYGETPFAMVLVDAAAERVYAGRSAAEELADRAGMPGIVGALVGTNYDRIADAVGRLSGRGRDPDDYHGVSRLAGPAGERFPDLVAAATDAPDLPTDP, from the coding sequence GTGACCGATATCGACACCGTCCTCATCTACGACGGCGACTGCGCGTACTGCTCGGTGGCGGCACGGGCCCTGCGCACTCTCCCCGCCGTCGGCGCGATTTCGTGGTACGACGACGCGGCACAGGCGTTTCTCGACGCCCAGTACGGCGAGACGCCGTTCGCCATGGTACTCGTGGACGCCGCGGCCGAACGGGTGTACGCCGGGCGGTCCGCGGCCGAGGAGCTCGCCGACCGCGCGGGGATGCCGGGCATCGTCGGCGCCCTCGTCGGCACCAACTACGACCGGATCGCCGACGCCGTCGGGCGTCTGTCCGGCCGCGGCCGCGACCCCGACGACTACCACGGCGTCTCCCGACTCGCCGGCCCGGCCGGGGAGCGGTTCCCCGACCTCGTCGCGGCCGCTACCGACGCTCCCGACCTCCCGACGGATCCATGA
- a CDS encoding Nramp family divalent metal transporter → MADGGSRSGADAEADDGPVYASAVEGRQYRGTWYCPLPYEDLERAPETDDYPDRGTGGTFRLAELPRVPRVRHVVGPSAIMLGASLGSGETLFWPGLIARHGWVIYWAFVVGVLTQFVVNTELQRWTLATGESVFRSYVRVNRAWPWVFLVAGLLSLGWPGWAAGAAQVAATATGLAGTTLLGLPAWKPFAVGLLLVVWLSYQVSSVAYNAVEALQIGLLFVAIAAALALAVVSGAVAEVGSLSSAVTGVGTLPPEMDVAVFLGGLAFAGAGGYLNLSQSLWAREKGYGMGNYQGRVRNPLTGDDPEPIRRDGFTFRPTPLHLRRWRGWWRVVQAEHLLTFVVGLLLVATVLMAVARRHAPGADANALDMWLGAIAPALGGLGALLVFLLLFVALFTTEYAIVESFVRNSADAVYEAFARDAGWDLSRLFWWLLTAFTVWGVVVILLFSAPLGSRGPFFLLVVGAALSGVMMWPYTVLTLLVNTRRLPEHLQPGWSRIVAMWWASGFYGYFSVLLIGQTATAAGADAFGTAVGVAGSAPGGYALWVGYALVQGYAVALSVGAKRAAAGTVAAER, encoded by the coding sequence GTGGCTGACGGTGGATCGCGCTCCGGGGCCGACGCCGAGGCCGACGACGGCCCCGTCTACGCCTCCGCCGTCGAGGGCCGCCAGTACCGGGGTACGTGGTACTGTCCCCTCCCCTACGAGGATTTGGAGCGTGCCCCGGAGACCGACGACTACCCCGACCGCGGCACGGGCGGCACCTTCCGCCTCGCCGAACTTCCGCGGGTGCCGCGGGTCCGTCACGTCGTCGGGCCGAGCGCCATCATGCTCGGTGCGTCGCTCGGGAGCGGCGAGACGCTGTTCTGGCCCGGTCTCATCGCCCGCCACGGTTGGGTCATCTACTGGGCCTTCGTCGTCGGCGTCCTCACCCAGTTCGTCGTCAACACCGAGCTCCAGCGGTGGACGCTCGCGACCGGCGAGAGCGTCTTCCGGTCGTACGTCCGGGTCAACCGCGCGTGGCCGTGGGTGTTCCTCGTCGCCGGCCTCCTCAGCCTCGGGTGGCCGGGGTGGGCCGCCGGCGCCGCGCAGGTCGCCGCCACCGCCACCGGCCTCGCCGGGACGACGCTGCTGGGCCTCCCCGCGTGGAAACCCTTCGCGGTCGGTCTCCTGTTGGTCGTCTGGCTCTCCTATCAGGTGTCGTCGGTCGCCTACAACGCCGTCGAGGCGCTCCAGATCGGGCTGCTGTTCGTCGCCATCGCGGCCGCCCTCGCGCTCGCCGTCGTCAGCGGCGCCGTCGCCGAAGTCGGCTCCCTGTCGTCCGCCGTGACCGGTGTCGGGACCCTCCCGCCCGAGATGGACGTGGCCGTCTTCCTCGGCGGTCTCGCCTTCGCGGGCGCGGGCGGGTATCTCAACCTTTCACAGAGTCTCTGGGCGCGGGAGAAGGGGTACGGTATGGGCAACTATCAGGGCCGCGTCCGCAATCCCCTCACCGGTGACGACCCTGAACCGATCCGGCGCGACGGCTTCACGTTCCGTCCCACGCCCCTGCATCTGCGACGGTGGCGCGGCTGGTGGCGGGTGGTCCAGGCAGAGCATCTACTCACCTTCGTCGTCGGCCTCCTCCTCGTCGCGACGGTGTTGATGGCCGTCGCCCGTCGACACGCCCCGGGGGCGGACGCGAACGCCCTCGACATGTGGCTCGGCGCCATCGCGCCCGCCCTCGGCGGCCTCGGCGCCTTGCTCGTCTTCCTCCTCCTCTTCGTCGCCCTCTTTACGACCGAGTACGCCATCGTCGAGTCGTTCGTTCGCAACTCCGCGGACGCCGTCTACGAGGCGTTCGCGCGCGACGCCGGCTGGGACCTCTCGCGGCTGTTCTGGTGGCTCCTCACCGCTTTCACCGTTTGGGGGGTGGTCGTCATCCTCCTCTTCTCGGCGCCGCTCGGCTCGCGTGGACCCTTCTTCCTGCTCGTCGTCGGCGCCGCCCTCTCGGGCGTGATGATGTGGCCGTACACCGTTCTCACCCTCCTCGTCAACACGCGACGCCTCCCCGAACATCTCCAGCCGGGCTGGAGTCGGATCGTCGCCATGTGGTGGGCCTCGGGCTTCTACGGGTACTTCAGCGTTCTCCTGATCGGACAGACGGCGACGGCCGCGGGCGCCGACGCGTTCGGGACGGCCGTCGGCGTCGCCGGGAGCGCCCCCGGCGGCTACGCCCTCTGGGTGGGCTACGCGCTCGTACAGGGGTACGCGGTCGCTCTGTCCGTCGGCGCCAAACGCGCCGCCGCGGGCACCGTCGCCGCCGAGCGCTGA
- a CDS encoding LUD domain-containing protein, giving the protein MSKGTGDKAAEIRRLMATEGPAIEENTKGFNRKRREAIEGLENYEELRDRAREIKEDAIDRLPELIEELRTAVEDNGGHLYVADDAADANRYVRDVAAAKEADRVVKSKSMTTEELEVNDALAEDGVDVVETDLGEWVVQLADETPSHLIAPAIHRSRESIADLFRDVFDPADPPETADELTSFAREKLGERIRDADIGMTGANFVTADSGTMAIVTSEGNARKCAVTPDTHIAVTGVEKVLPSTDELSPFLELLARSGTGQDLTAYVSLLTPPVDSPTVDFDDDETPLSERDSDREFHLVLIDNGRMAMREDDQLRETLYCIRCGQCSNSCANFQHVGGHAFGGETYSGGIGTGWEAGIEGLDSAADFNDFCTGCSRCVNGCPTKIDIPWINTVVRDRVNRDKEPDGYDFLVEGLTPDEEPGGLDLGKRLFGNFETLATLGSATAPVSNWVAKTGPARWALERIAGVDARRDLPEFQRETLVDWFENRVTAVSDPTREVVLYPDVYTNHVQVERGKAAVRALEALGVSVRVPDVRSSGRAPLSQGMIATAEEHAHDVYGSLAEHLDAGRDVVVIEPSDLAMFDREYEKFLPEASVERLQEHSYEVMEYVYGLLENGADAGALRGGDGDGVAYHAHCQQRTLGLEAHTVAVLEDLGYDVLTSDVECCGMAGSFGYKDTYYELSMDVGDDLAEQFSTAEARNRTVVASGTSCLEQLDALLSRPSTHPVELIAP; this is encoded by the coding sequence ATGAGTAAGGGCACGGGCGACAAGGCGGCCGAGATCCGACGGCTGATGGCGACCGAAGGCCCCGCTATCGAGGAGAACACCAAGGGCTTCAACCGGAAGCGCCGGGAGGCCATCGAGGGGTTGGAGAACTACGAGGAGCTTCGGGACCGCGCCCGCGAAATCAAGGAGGACGCCATCGACCGTCTGCCCGAACTCATCGAGGAGTTGCGGACGGCGGTGGAGGACAACGGCGGCCACCTCTACGTGGCCGACGACGCCGCCGACGCCAACCGCTACGTCCGCGACGTGGCGGCGGCGAAGGAGGCCGACCGGGTCGTCAAGAGCAAGTCGATGACCACAGAGGAGCTGGAGGTCAACGACGCCCTCGCCGAGGACGGCGTCGACGTGGTCGAGACCGACCTGGGCGAGTGGGTCGTCCAACTCGCCGACGAAACGCCGTCACACCTCATCGCGCCCGCCATCCACCGCTCTCGGGAGAGTATCGCCGACCTGTTCCGGGACGTGTTCGACCCCGCGGACCCGCCGGAGACGGCCGACGAACTCACGTCGTTCGCCCGCGAGAAACTGGGCGAGCGCATCCGCGACGCCGACATCGGCATGACCGGCGCCAACTTCGTCACCGCCGACAGTGGGACGATGGCCATCGTCACCAGCGAGGGCAACGCCCGGAAGTGTGCCGTCACGCCCGACACCCACATCGCCGTCACGGGCGTCGAGAAGGTGCTCCCCTCCACCGACGAGCTCTCACCGTTCCTCGAACTCCTCGCGCGCTCGGGCACGGGACAGGACCTGACGGCGTACGTCTCCCTGCTCACCCCGCCCGTCGACTCCCCGACCGTCGACTTCGACGACGACGAGACGCCGCTCTCCGAGCGCGACTCCGACCGCGAGTTCCACCTCGTCCTCATCGACAACGGGCGGATGGCGATGCGCGAGGACGACCAGCTCCGCGAGACGCTCTACTGCATCCGGTGTGGCCAGTGTTCCAACTCCTGTGCCAACTTCCAGCACGTCGGCGGCCACGCCTTCGGCGGCGAGACGTACTCCGGCGGCATCGGCACCGGGTGGGAGGCGGGCATCGAGGGACTGGATTCGGCCGCCGATTTCAACGACTTCTGTACCGGCTGCTCCCGGTGTGTCAACGGCTGTCCCACCAAGATCGACATCCCGTGGATCAACACCGTCGTCCGCGACCGGGTGAACCGCGACAAGGAACCGGACGGCTACGACTTCCTCGTCGAGGGGCTGACGCCGGACGAAGAGCCCGGCGGTCTCGACCTGGGTAAACGCCTGTTCGGCAACTTCGAGACGCTAGCGACGCTCGGGAGCGCGACGGCGCCCGTCTCGAACTGGGTCGCGAAGACCGGCCCGGCCCGGTGGGCGCTCGAACGCATCGCCGGCGTCGACGCCCGCCGCGACCTGCCCGAGTTCCAACGCGAGACGCTCGTCGACTGGTTCGAGAACCGCGTCACGGCGGTGTCCGACCCGACCCGCGAAGTCGTCCTCTACCCCGACGTCTACACCAACCACGTCCAGGTCGAACGCGGGAAGGCCGCGGTCCGGGCGCTGGAGGCACTCGGCGTCTCGGTCCGCGTCCCCGACGTGCGCTCCAGCGGGCGCGCCCCGCTCTCGCAGGGTATGATCGCCACCGCCGAGGAGCACGCCCACGACGTGTACGGGAGCCTCGCGGAGCACCTCGACGCCGGCCGCGACGTGGTCGTCATCGAACCCTCCGATCTCGCCATGTTCGACCGTGAGTACGAGAAGTTCCTGCCCGAGGCCTCCGTCGAGCGGCTACAAGAGCACTCCTACGAGGTCATGGAGTACGTCTACGGCCTGCTGGAGAACGGCGCCGACGCCGGGGCGCTCCGCGGCGGCGACGGGGACGGCGTCGCCTACCACGCCCACTGCCAGCAGCGGACGCTCGGGCTAGAGGCCCACACCGTCGCGGTGCTCGAAGACCTCGGCTACGACGTGCTCACCTCCGACGTGGAGTGTTGCGGTATGGCCGGCTCCTTCGGCTACAAGGACACCTACTACGAACTGAGCATGGACGTCGGCGACGACTTAGCCGAGCAGTTCTCGACCGCCGAGGCACGGAATCGGACGGTGGTGGCGAGTGGCACCTCCTGTCTCGAACAGCTCGACGCCCTACTTTCGCGGCCGTCGACGCATCCGGTCGAGTTGATCGCGCCGTAG
- a CDS encoding helix-turn-helix transcriptional regulator, whose protein sequence is MRDGADRPRNDDGQYADRIPPEAALDVFDARDDVARPLTASDVMEALDCSRRTAHNKLSTLVDRGTLRTRKVGARSRVWWVPMERGPDSDDGRPLAVDNAIRDATLPGSGPTLDARREALSAAYDYLAEHPEAKKADFLRDVYHDNTAGYESAEAWWNAIQPALKQLPGVDPPAERGHLWHFLGGD, encoded by the coding sequence ATGCGCGACGGCGCCGACCGCCCTCGAAACGACGACGGTCAGTACGCCGATCGTATCCCGCCGGAGGCGGCCCTGGACGTCTTCGACGCCCGGGACGACGTCGCCCGCCCCCTCACCGCGAGCGACGTGATGGAGGCGCTCGACTGCTCGCGACGGACGGCACACAACAAACTCTCGACGCTGGTCGATCGGGGAACGCTCCGGACCCGGAAAGTCGGCGCTCGGAGCCGGGTGTGGTGGGTGCCGATGGAGCGTGGTCCCGACTCCGACGACGGCCGTCCGCTCGCCGTCGACAACGCCATCCGGGACGCCACCCTCCCGGGCAGCGGGCCGACGCTCGACGCGAGGCGAGAGGCCCTCTCGGCCGCCTACGACTACCTCGCGGAGCATCCCGAGGCGAAGAAGGCCGACTTCCTACGCGACGTGTACCACGACAACACCGCGGGGTACGAGTCCGCGGAGGCGTGGTGGAACGCCATCCAGCCGGCGTTGAAGCAGCTTCCGGGCGTCGACCCACCGGCCGAGCGCGGGCACCTCTGGCACTTCCTCGGCGGCGACTGA
- a CDS encoding LutC/YkgG family protein has translation MATTTTNPTLSTFEQSLADLGVDCTRTTAEDFATTLADIVRDPAVGVPLPFDVDYPDSVTVDPTPAELERAETGVTPASYGVANYGSVLLPSTDDGAELVSLYPKLHVPVVRASDVLPGLPEALDRFGDAAREEDLSAIVATGPSATADMGELVLGAHGPEAVHVVMLDE, from the coding sequence ATGGCAACGACGACCACGAACCCGACGCTCTCGACGTTCGAGCAGTCCCTCGCCGACCTCGGCGTCGACTGCACCCGGACGACGGCAGAGGATTTCGCGACGACGCTCGCTGACATCGTCCGCGACCCGGCCGTCGGTGTCCCCCTTCCCTTCGACGTCGACTATCCCGACAGCGTGACCGTCGACCCGACGCCCGCCGAACTGGAACGGGCCGAGACGGGCGTCACGCCCGCCTCCTACGGCGTCGCCAACTACGGTAGCGTCCTCCTCCCCTCGACCGACGACGGCGCCGAACTCGTCTCGCTCTACCCCAAACTCCACGTGCCCGTCGTCCGCGCGAGCGACGTACTCCCGGGTCTCCCCGAGGCACTGGATCGCTTCGGCGACGCCGCCCGCGAGGAGGATCTGAGCGCCATCGTCGCCACCGGTCCCAGCGCCACCGCCGATATGGGGGAACTCGTCCTCGGCGCCCACGGTCCCGAGGCCGTCCACGTGGTGATGCTTGATGAGTAA